The following are from one region of the Paenibacillus sp. JZ16 genome:
- the lpdA gene encoding dihydrolipoyl dehydrogenase translates to MAITCDVAILGGGTGGYVAAIRAAQLGKNVVIIEQDKLGGTCLHRGCIPSKSLLRSAELYAEMKDSESYGIETDGVRLAFDKVQKRKDGIVAQLHQGVQYLMRKNKITVVQGKGRVIGPSIFSPRSGAVAVELPDGEMETVVPTHLIIATGSRPRHLPGLEPDGIHILTSDHALQLDELPASIIIVGGGVIGVEWASMLNDFGVQVTIVEASSHLLPAEDEEVGRELTKMLTARGVEVITNISIQTDSCEIRNQSVSITIEQKDDTRTLSADKLLLSVGRIGNTENIGLENTDVRVANGVIVVNANMQTTEPHIYAIGDCIGGLQLAHAASHEGIAAVNHLAGEKTEAYRSEWIPRCIYTRHEVASVGLTEKQAKERGHEIRIGKFPFSAIGKSLIHGTKEGFVKVIADQKTQDILGVHMMGPHVTELIGEAALAQVLDATPWEVGAAVHAHPSLSEIIGEAMLAVDGRAIGL, encoded by the coding sequence GTGGCTATAACATGTGATGTAGCAATTCTTGGCGGGGGAACCGGTGGATATGTTGCGGCCATCCGCGCAGCCCAGCTTGGTAAAAATGTGGTCATCATCGAGCAGGACAAACTGGGGGGGACCTGCTTGCACCGCGGCTGTATTCCGAGCAAATCTTTGCTTCGGAGTGCCGAGCTGTATGCAGAAATGAAGGATAGCGAGAGCTATGGCATCGAGACGGACGGGGTCCGGCTAGCGTTTGACAAAGTACAGAAGCGTAAAGACGGTATCGTCGCTCAGCTGCACCAGGGCGTTCAATATTTGATGCGCAAAAATAAAATTACCGTCGTGCAGGGCAAAGGGAGAGTTATCGGCCCGTCCATTTTCTCTCCGCGCAGCGGGGCAGTGGCGGTTGAGCTTCCGGACGGCGAGATGGAAACCGTGGTTCCCACTCATCTGATCATCGCAACCGGTTCGCGTCCGCGTCACTTACCGGGGCTAGAGCCTGACGGCATACATATACTGACAAGCGACCATGCGCTTCAACTGGATGAGCTCCCTGCATCCATCATCATCGTAGGAGGCGGCGTAATCGGCGTGGAATGGGCCTCGATGCTGAATGATTTTGGCGTTCAGGTCACGATTGTTGAAGCTTCGTCCCATCTGCTGCCAGCCGAAGACGAGGAAGTTGGACGGGAGCTGACAAAGATGCTCACCGCCAGAGGCGTAGAGGTTATCACCAACATTTCCATTCAAACCGATAGCTGTGAGATCCGGAATCAAAGCGTGTCCATCACGATTGAGCAAAAGGACGATACCAGAACATTGTCAGCGGACAAGCTGCTCCTCTCTGTCGGGAGAATCGGTAACACTGAAAATATCGGGCTTGAAAATACCGACGTTCGGGTTGCGAACGGCGTCATCGTGGTGAATGCCAATATGCAAACAACAGAACCCCATATTTACGCAATCGGCGATTGCATCGGGGGTCTTCAGCTTGCCCATGCAGCAAGCCACGAAGGGATAGCCGCGGTGAACCATCTGGCAGGCGAGAAGACGGAAGCCTACAGAAGCGAATGGATCCCTCGCTGCATCTATACCCGTCATGAGGTAGCCAGTGTCGGACTAACGGAGAAGCAGGCCAAAGAACGCGGACATGAGATCAGGATCGGAAAATTCCCGTTCTCGGCGATAGGCAAATCTTTGATCCACGGAACGAAGGAGGGTTTCGTGAAGGTTATTGCCGATCAGAAGACGCAGGATATTCTGGGCGTGCATATGATGGGTCCGCATGTTACGGAGCTGATCGGCGAAGCGGCACTGGCGCAAGTACTGGATGCGACTCCATGGGAAGTGGGAGCGGCGGTGCATGCCCATCCATCCTTATCCGAAATCATCGGTGAAGCGATGCTTGCGGTGGATGGACGAGCCATTGGATTATAA